One uncultured Caproiciproducens sp. DNA segment encodes these proteins:
- the truB gene encoding tRNA pseudouridine(55) synthase TruB yields the protein MNGVIVIDKPQGFTSFDVVAVMRRLSGQKKIGHTGTLDPMATGVLPLLLGKATRAASLLDDTDKEYRAGFRLGYCTDTQDSTGKMIQECGKKAQKDQIEAVLPYFRGNILQLPPMYSAVQKNGQRLYTLARQGIEVERDKRPITIYQLVLNEFDENTQSGILTVRCSAGTYIRTLCADIGGKLGTFGVMSSLRRTRAAGFSLEDAVTLDEAKELSEQEILEQAVRPTESLFVSHAALRVTAAQAQRFQNGGGLSLERVSILPQDNKSGSMLRVHSPDGIFLGLGAVETEKAELSVLRLFCDADQH from the coding sequence CGCAGGGTTTCACCTCGTTCGACGTGGTAGCGGTTATGCGGCGGCTGAGCGGACAGAAGAAAATCGGGCATACCGGTACACTGGACCCGATGGCTACCGGGGTGCTGCCCCTGCTTCTGGGGAAGGCGACGCGTGCGGCTTCGCTTTTGGATGATACGGATAAAGAATACCGGGCCGGCTTTCGGCTTGGGTACTGCACCGACACACAGGACTCGACCGGCAAGATGATTCAGGAATGTGGTAAAAAGGCTCAAAAAGACCAAATTGAAGCTGTGCTGCCCTATTTCCGCGGAAATATTTTGCAGCTTCCGCCCATGTACTCCGCGGTACAGAAGAACGGACAGCGCCTTTATACCCTTGCAAGGCAGGGAATTGAGGTTGAACGTGACAAACGTCCGATCACCATTTATCAGCTTGTTTTGAATGAATTTGACGAAAATACACAGAGCGGTATACTCACGGTTCGCTGCTCTGCGGGAACATATATCAGAACCCTCTGCGCAGACATCGGGGGAAAACTGGGAACGTTCGGCGTGATGTCCTCGCTGAGAAGGACGCGCGCGGCCGGGTTTTCTCTGGAGGACGCGGTTACGCTGGATGAGGCAAAGGAGCTTTCCGAACAGGAAATTCTGGAACAGGCTGTACGGCCGACCGAAAGCCTGTTCGTCAGCCATGCCGCGCTGCGGGTTACCGCCGCGCAGGCACAGCGGTTCCAAAACGGCGGAGGGCTCAGCCTGGAGCGTGTTTCGATTTTGCCGCAGGATAATAAGAGCGGCTCAATGCTGCGCGTGCATTCTCCCGACGGAATTTTTTTGGGGCTTGGCGCCGTTGAAACGGAAAAAGCGGAACTCAGCGTGCTGCGCCTTTTCTGCGATGCGGATCAGCATTGA
- the ribF gene encoding riboflavin biosynthesis protein RibF — translation MILKLERKDVMRVYYDLAPAIGDSAVALGSFDGLHIGHKKVISTAVEAKKQGLVPTVLTFAHNPLTDLGGSAGGEIITKEQKLSLLEKFGVEQLYILNFSAIKDLTAVEFVNGILRQVCRAKEVCCGFNFTFGCGGKGDSTMLSQLCGERGIKTTVTHAVLLDGEPVSSTRIRSMIANGEVDEAARLLGRPYGYVLPVQHGRRLGRELGTPTLNQAVPKDFVLPRFGVYVSKVSFGGAEYCGVTNVGMKPTVGSLAVLAETWLTDYHGPDIYGETVRVDLIKFLRPEHKFSGLDELKKEILKNGEQAREYFQKNGGFSFDAS, via the coding sequence TTGATACTAAAACTGGAGCGTAAGGATGTTATGAGAGTTTACTACGATTTAGCGCCCGCCATCGGCGATTCCGCCGTTGCGCTGGGCAGCTTTGACGGCCTGCATATTGGCCATAAAAAGGTGATTTCCACAGCGGTTGAAGCGAAAAAGCAGGGCCTTGTGCCGACAGTCCTCACCTTTGCGCACAATCCGCTCACCGATTTGGGCGGCAGCGCGGGCGGCGAAATTATCACAAAGGAGCAAAAGCTCAGCCTGCTGGAAAAATTCGGAGTAGAACAACTGTACATTTTGAATTTTTCGGCGATTAAAGACTTGACCGCAGTGGAATTCGTAAATGGCATTCTCAGACAGGTCTGCCGAGCAAAAGAAGTTTGCTGCGGTTTTAATTTTACTTTCGGCTGCGGCGGCAAGGGAGACAGCACGATGCTTTCCCAACTTTGCGGGGAGCGGGGGATCAAAACCACGGTGACGCATGCCGTTTTGCTCGACGGCGAACCAGTCAGCTCCACGCGCATCCGGTCAATGATCGCAAACGGCGAAGTGGACGAAGCGGCAAGGCTTTTGGGCCGTCCCTACGGGTATGTTCTGCCGGTTCAGCACGGCCGCAGGCTCGGGCGCGAGCTTGGCACTCCAACGCTGAATCAGGCCGTGCCAAAGGACTTTGTCCTCCCGCGTTTCGGGGTCTATGTTTCAAAGGTATCGTTCGGTGGCGCAGAGTACTGCGGTGTGACCAATGTGGGCATGAAACCGACGGTGGGTTCTCTTGCCGTTCTGGCGGAAACATGGCTGACCGATTATCACGGGCCGGATATTTACGGAGAAACCGTGCGTGTTGATTTGATAAAATTTCTTCGCCCGGAGCACAAATTTTCAGGATTAGACGAATTGAAAAAGGAAATCCTAAAAAATGGGGAACAGGCGAGGGAGTATTTTCAGAAAAACGGCGGTTTTTCCTTTGACGCATCATAA